Proteins found in one Methylobacterium sp. CB376 genomic segment:
- a CDS encoding TOBE domain-containing protein gives MKISARNVLKGKVVSVEKGATTAHVKIEIAPGQIVTASITNESVDALALAAGGDAYAVVKASDVMVAVD, from the coding sequence ATGAAGATCAGTGCACGCAACGTCCTGAAGGGCAAGGTGGTCTCGGTCGAGAAGGGCGCCACGACGGCGCACGTCAAGATCGAGATCGCGCCCGGCCAGATCGTGACCGCCTCGATCACGAACGAATCCGTCGACGCGCTCGCCCTGGCGGCCGGCGGCGACGCCTACGCGGTGGTGAAGGCGTCGGACGTGATGGTCGCGGTGGATTGA